Genomic window (Streptomyces cadmiisoli):
CGTGTCGCGTGAAGTGGGTGTACGAGGGCGACACCGTGGTGTCCTTCGGCAGGCCTCGTGAAAGTAATTGACAGTCACCTGCCGTGAAATGACGCTGATTTTCCGAACCCGCGGTATCCCGGTACCGCCCAGTGAACGAGGTGGATCATGAGCGCTCCCGCGCAGCGTCCGGCCACGGCCGGCGCCCGGCCCGAGCGGTCCCGCCGGGCACTGGTGGCGGGGTCGGTGGGCAACTTCATCGAGTGGTACGAGTTCGGCGTCTACGGCTACTTCGCCACGATCATCGCGGCGCGCTTCTTCACCCCCGAGGGGGGCAGTGAGGTCGAGGCGCTGGTGAAGACGTACGCGTCGTTCGCCCTGGCGTTCTTCTTCCGGCCCGTCGGCGCGGCGCTGTTCGGGCGGCTCGGCGACCGGATCGGCAGACGACCGGTGCTGATCCTGGTGATCGGTCTGATGACCGGCGCGACCACGCTGATCGGCGCACTGCCGACGTACGACACGGTCGGCGCCCTCGCCCCCTGGCTGCTGACCTTCCTGAGGATCCTCCAGGGCCTGTCCGCGGGCGGCGAGTTCGGCGGGGCGGTGGCGGTGATGACGGAGTTCGCCCCGCCGGGGCGGCGCGGACTGTACGGGTCCTGGCAGTCGTTCACGGTGGCGCTCGGACTGCTGGGCGGTGCGGGCGCGGCGGCACTGCTGGCCACGGTGCTGACGGAGGCCCAGCTGGCCGACTGGGGATGGCGGCTGCCGTTCCTGCTGACGCTGCCGATGGGACTGGGCGCGCTGTGGCTCAGGCTGAGGCTGGAGGAGACGCCCGCCTTCAGCCGGGAGCGGGCGCTGGAGCGGCACAGCCCGCCGACGGGCGAGGTGGTGCGGGCCGTCGCGCTGGGCGCGGGGCGCATCATGGGCTGGGCGGCGGCCGGGTACACCTTCCTGGTCGTGCTGCCGTCCTATCTCCAGAGCACGCTCGACGCCACCTTCCAGCAGGCGCTGATCGCCACGGTGCTGGCCAATCTGGGCTTCGCGGCCACCATCGTCCCGGCCGGACTGCTCAGCGACCGGGTGGGGCGGCGGCCCGTGATGCTGTCGGGTGCGCTGCTCGTGGTGGTCCTCGCCGTCCCGCTGCTGAACCTCCTTCAGGATCCCGGGGTGTCGAACGCGGTCAAGGGGGCGGCGGTGTTCGCCGCGGGCGCGGTCGTCGGACTCATGGCGGGCCCCGGACCGGCGATGCTGTCGGAGATGTTCCCGACGACCGTGCGCTACACCGGGCTGGGACTCGCCTACGCCCTGTCCAATGCCGTGTTCTCGGGCTGTGCCGGGCTCATCATCACCGAGACCGTCGAACGGACCGGGAACGTGGACATCCCCGCGTACTACGCGGCGGCGACCTGCGCGGTGAGCGTGCTGGCCCTCGCGGCGGCACCCGCGAGAGGCGGCAAGAGGAAGGCGGGTTGAACGGATGCGGGTGATCGGGCTGATGTCCGGTACGTCGTACGACGCCATCGACGCCGCGGCGGCCGATCTCGGCCTCGTCGGCGACGGCCTCGTGCTGAGGCCGCTCGGCATGGTCAGCGAGCGGTACGACGACGAGCTGCGGGCCTCGCTCGCGGTGGCGCTGCCGCCGGGGACCGTCCCGATGGCCGAGGTGTGCCGGCTGGACACCCGGATCGGACGGGCCTTCGCCGCGGCGGCCGTCCGGGCCGACCGCGAACTGTGCTCCGGGCAGGCGGAGTTGGTGGCCTCGCACGGGCAGACCGTGTACCACTGGGTCGATCGGGGGAAGGTGCACGGCACGCTGCAGCTCGGTCAGCCCGCGTGGATCGCCGAGGCGACCGGGCTGCCCGTGGTCGCCGACTTCCGGCCCCGGGACATCGCCGCCGGGGGGCAGGGGGCACCCCTGGTGAGCCTGGTCGACCTGCTGTGGCTGCGCGGACGGCCGGGCACACCGGTCGCCCTCAACCTCGGCGGGATCGCCAACCTCACCGCGCCCGACGGGACCGCCTTCGACACGGGCCCGGCGTGCGCGCTGATCGACGCGGCGGCGCACGGGTTCAGCGGCGGCCGGCTGGCGTACGACCTGGACGGCGCCCTGGCCGCGCGCGGTCACGTCCATCAGGAACTGCTGGACCGGCTGCTGGCCGATCCGTACTACGCGCTGCCCGCGCCGAAGACGACCGGCAAGGAGCTGTTCCACATCGGGTACCTGCACCAGGCGCTGGCGGGCCTCGGCACCCTGCCGGCCGAGGACGTGATCGCGACACTGACCGGGCTGACCGCCCGCACGGTGGCCGACGCGGTACGGGCGACGGGCGGCACGGAGGTGATCGCGTCCGGCGGGGGCATCCGCAACCCGGTGCTGATGCGGATGCTCGGTGACGCGCTGCCGGGGGTGGCCGTGCGTACCTCCGACGAGCTGGGGCTGCCCGCCCAGGCGAAGGAGGCGTACGCCTTCGCGGTACTGGGGTTCCTGACGGCGCACGGCCTTCCCGGTACGGTGCCGGCGAGCACGGGGGCCCGGCATCCGAGCGTGCTGGGGTCGGTGACACCGGGGCGGGGCGGGCTGCGGCTGCCCCCGCCGGCCGAACGGGCGCCGGTGCGGCTGGTGCTGGAGTGACCGGGGCACCGGACCGGACGGCGACGGAACACGGCCCTCTCATCCCGCTTTCACCGACGCCTCTTACGGTGGGGGCATGACGCAGGAGACTCCTCCCGGGTGGTACCCCGACCCGGGGCAGACAAGTGACGGTCCCGCCAGCGAGCGCTGGTGGGACGGCAGGGCATGGACGGACCGGACCCGTCCCGTGGGGCCGGCCGCCGCCTGGGGTCCCCCGGTGGGGCCGCCCACCGTCGACGCGGCGCAGCAGCAGACGGTGTTCCCGGGGCACATCGGCTATCCGGGACAACCGCCCCAGCCCCCTGCCGCCCCGCGGCGGGGTCTGCGCGCGGGCATCGCGGTCACGGCGGCCGCCGTGGTCCTCGCCTGCATCGGTGTCGGCGTCTACGCGCTGACCGACGACGAAGGCGGCACGGACCGGGCCGGTACGCAGCAGGGCCAGGACCGCAGCGGTCCGCCCGAGGGTCCCTTCGGCGACTCGGGCGGCTCCGGCGGCGGCCGGTCGCCCGGGCCGGAGGAGTCCGGGCCGCCCAAGGTCGAGGGCGGCGGGACCGTGTCCGACGTGGTCAACGGGATCAGCCTGCCGGTGCCGGAGGGCTGGACCGGTGAGGCCTTCAGCGTGGGCGCGCAGCTCAGCTCGCAGGACACCTACGACTGCCCCGGCGACACCGCCAAGTCCTGCGCCAAGGGCGGGGCCTACTCGGCGCCCGCCCAGGTGCTGCGCACCAAGGGCAGCACGCCGGAGCAGGTCGCCAAGGCCGACATCGCCGCGAACGCCGAGGAGTCCTACGGCGGCACGTCCTACGGCGGGATCACCTCGCACGAGGTGCTGGAGTCCAAGGCGGTGACGGTGGCCGGGCAGAAGGGCTACCTGGTCCGCTGGAAGGCGGTCACCAGCAAGGGCGCCGACGGCTATGTCCAGTCGCTCGCGTTTCCCTCGCCCGCCGACCCGGACCATCTGGTCCTGGTCCGCTTCGGGGTGGACGCCGACCAGAAGGTGAGCGTCATCGACGACATCACCGAGGGCATCGAGGTGTCGTCCGGCGGCGGGAACGGACGCAGCGTCTGACACCGCCGCGCGGAGCGCCGGGCCGCGGCCCGGCGCCCGCCGGACACCGGTCGGCCGGGTGGGCCCCTCCTGAACGGAGGGGCCCACCCGGCCGAGGGGGCGCGCCGCCCCCGTCCCCACGGTGCGGCGCCGGCAGGCCGGCCGTCCAGTCATCCCGTGGACGGCGGCCTGGTCTCAGGTGAGGCCGAGTGCCGGCAGCACGGCGGCCTCCAGGAAGCAGAGCAGGTAGTCCTCGTCGGCTTCCTTGCCCTCCAGGACCGGCCGGATGCGCAGGACGCCGAGGATCTGCGCCGGTACGCACTCCAGCGCCGGGTGGTCGGCACGGACCTCCCCGCGCTCCACCCCGCGCTGCAGGATGTTCCTGATCGCGGCGACGTCCGGTTCCACCAGCGCCTCACGCAGTGCCTGGGCGAGTTCCCGGTCCTCGACCACGGCGTGGCCGAGCGCCTGGAGCAGCGGGCTGTCGCGGCGCGACCAGTCCCCCGCGGCCCGCGCGACCTGGCGCAGGTCCTCGGCCAGCGAGCCGGTGTCGATGTCGGCGAACCGCACCCGGCGGTTGGAGCGCAGTGCCGCCGCCACGAACTGGGGCTTGGTCTTCCACTGCCGGTACAGAGTGGACTTGCTGCACCGCGTGCTGGCGGCGACGGCGTCCATGGTCACGGCGTCGTACCCGCACTGGCGGATCTGGTCCAGCACGGCGTCGAAGAACTCCTGCTCACGCTCCGGCGTCAGCTTGGAGCGGCGCGAGGCGCCGACCGTCTCCGGTCGGTCCGCGGCCTGCGACGTCATGGGCTTCGTCTCCTCGCTCCCGTCCGGCGGCCAAAGGGCCCGTCCTCCAGTGTGATCCACCTTATCGGTACTCCAGTGTACCGGTACTCGTACGTATCGGTACACTCCCGTATCGGTACACACTCGTATCGGTACACTCCCGTATCGGTACAGACGCGTTTCGGTACAGCGCCGTGTCGATGACTTCGTCGTACCCACGACACGTAACACCGTCAGCGAAAGGGCCGGGGGATGAATGCCCGCACCGAGCCTGCCGATCCGAAGACCGACGCGATAGCGCGGCCGCCGATCATCCGTGAGCTGCTGCTCGTCGCAGGGCTCTTCCTCGTCTACAAGGCAGGCCGGCTGCTGGCGACCGGCCACACCGCCGAGGCCTTCCGCAACGCGCACCATGTCTGGGACCTGGAGCGAGCCCTGCGGCTGCCGAGCGAGGGCGGGGTGCAGTCCGTGCTGCTGCACGGCGAGTTCGCGGTGCACCTCGCGAACACCTATTACGTCAGTGTCCACTTCCCGGCCACCGCGGCCTTCCTGGTCTGGCTCTACCTGAGGCGCCCGCGGCACTACGTCTGGGCGCGCCGGGCACTCGCGGCGCTCACCGCCGCCGCGCTGGTGCTGCACCTGGCGTTCCCGCTCGCTCCCCCGCGGATGCTCGCGGCGACGGGACTGGTGGACACGGGGCGGCTGTACGGCCCGTCGGTGTACGGGTCCCCGGAGACCGACCAGATGTCCAACCAGTTCGCCGCGATGCCCTCCCTGCACTTCGGCTGGGCACTGATGCTGGCGATCGGGCTGATCGTGCTCGGGCGGTCGCGGTGGCGATGGCTGTGGCTGCTGCACCCCCTGGTGACGCTGCTGGTGATCGTCGGCACGGCGAACCACTTCTGGCTGGACGCGCTCGTGGCGTCCGCACTGCTCGGCGGGGCGCTCGCGCTGATCCGCCCGCCGCGCGGGGCGGCTCGCGCCGTGCCCCGGGCGGCCGGCAACGCGGTGCCCGCCGAACAGCCGGTGCTCGTGGCGGCCGCCCGATGAACGCCACCCTCGTCGCCGTCGTCCTGTCACTGGTCTCCGCCGTCGCCTACGCGGCCGCCGCCGTCGCCCAGGAACGCCTGGCCGCCCGCAGCTCCGGCCGGGGGGTGCTGCGGCTGCTCGGCCGCGCGGCGTGGTGGCTGTCCGTGGCGCTGAACGCCTCCGGCGCCGTCCTCCATGTCATCGCCCTCGCCTACGGACCGCTGACCCTGGTGCAGCCGCTGGGGGCGCTGACGCTGGTCGCGGCCGTGCCGATGGGGGCGTGGCTCGCGGGCCGGCGGGTCAGCGCCGTCGAGTGGCGGGGCACGGCCTTCACCCTGCTGGGGCTGGCCGCGCTGCTGATCACGGCGTCCGGGCCCGCGCCCGACGACGTGCTCAGCGGCTCGGAGGCCCTGCTGGTCGCGGGCACCGCGGCCCTGCTGATCGGCACCCTGGCCTGGCCGGGCTCCCGGCCGGGGCTGCGGCACGCGACCGCGTCCGGGATCGCCTCCGGGGTCGGATCGGCCCTCACCCAGACCGTGACGGTGGCCGCGACGGACCGGTCCGGTCCGCCGATCGGCATCGAGGTGATCGGTGTGGCGCTGCTCGTCGCGGCGTTCGCGACCGGTGGCCTGCTGCTGTCCCAGAGCGCCTACCGGGGCGGACTGGGCGCCCCCCTCGCACTGGTGACGGTGGCGAACCCGGCGGCGGCCGCGGTGATCGGGCTGTCCCTGCTCGGTGAACGGCTGCGGGGCGGCGGCGCGGGCACCGTGCCGGCGCTCGCCGGTGCCGCGCTGGCGTCCTGGGGAGTGGTCCTGCTGTCACGGGCGGCACGACCGGGCCCGTCGCCCGCTCCGTTCCCGGCGGAGCCCGAGCCCGAGCCCGAGCCCGAACCGGCGTCGGTGCCCCGGCAGCCGCATCCGGGACCGGGGCACCTCACACCGTGGTGAACGGACTGGTCAGTCCGTGGCGATCGCCGGATCGCTCACGCCGGGACGCCCGTTCTCGACGTGCCCGGCGCAGCGCCGCAGGAACGCCGGGTCGTCCTCGGAGGTGACCGTGAGGTCGTACCAGCGGCGGCTCGCCGCCAGGTCGACGGTGTGCCGCACGGTCGCGCCGGGGCGCACCCGGAAGGTGTGGGTCCGGTCGCGGTAGCCGTCGGCCAGCTTCAGCCGGGCCGTGCCGGACCCCTTGTTGGTGAGGGTCAGCTCGACGTCGTCACCCCGGTACCGGACCGTGACCTCGGGTCCGGCCACCTTGTTGCGGCCCTTGAACACACGCAGGAAGCCGTTGGGGCCGTGCACCGTCAGGTCGTAGGAACCGCCGGAGTACGCCGAGTTCCAGGTGTCGGACAGGTGCTTGCCGGCCTCGGTGGTGTAGGTCCAGGGTCCGTCGGTGCGGTTGCCGGAGGTGACCAGGAAGGCGGCGCCGGCCTTCGCGCCGGAGGCGAAGTTCAGCGTGAACCTCCCGGTCGCCACGTCCGCGGCACCGTCCACCTGCGGGGCGTACCGCAGCGGACGGGCCGGGCGCAGCCCCCGCTCCTGCCTCGGCATGTCCGGGTCGGCCGGCGGGGTGGGCCGGTAGTCGGGGTGCCGCTCGCGATCCGGCGGCTCGTAGCCGTCGGTGTCCGGCAGGTGGGTGGGCCGGCTGTCCTTGCGGGAGAAGTCGAACGCGGACGTCAGGTCGCCGCAGATCGCGCGCCGCCAGGGCGAGATCTGCGGCTCGTGGACGCCGAAGCGGCGCTCCATGAAGCGCACGATCGAGGTGTGGTCGAACGTCTCGGAGCAGACGTAGCCGCCCTTGCTCCAGGGCGAGACGACCAGCATCGGCACGCGCGGACCGAGGCCGTAGGGACCGGCCTGACGGCCGGCGTCGCCCGGGTACAGGTCGAGGGAGACATCGACGGTGGACCTGCCCCTGGAGGCGTCCTTCGGCGGCAGCGGCGGCACCAGGTGGTCGAAGAAGCCGTCGTTCTCGTCGTAGGTGATGAACAGGGCCGTCTTC
Coding sequences:
- a CDS encoding MFS transporter, giving the protein MSAPAQRPATAGARPERSRRALVAGSVGNFIEWYEFGVYGYFATIIAARFFTPEGGSEVEALVKTYASFALAFFFRPVGAALFGRLGDRIGRRPVLILVIGLMTGATTLIGALPTYDTVGALAPWLLTFLRILQGLSAGGEFGGAVAVMTEFAPPGRRGLYGSWQSFTVALGLLGGAGAAALLATVLTEAQLADWGWRLPFLLTLPMGLGALWLRLRLEETPAFSRERALERHSPPTGEVVRAVALGAGRIMGWAAAGYTFLVVLPSYLQSTLDATFQQALIATVLANLGFAATIVPAGLLSDRVGRRPVMLSGALLVVVLAVPLLNLLQDPGVSNAVKGAAVFAAGAVVGLMAGPGPAMLSEMFPTTVRYTGLGLAYALSNAVFSGCAGLIITETVERTGNVDIPAYYAAATCAVSVLALAAAPARGGKRKAG
- a CDS encoding anhydro-N-acetylmuramic acid kinase codes for the protein MRVIGLMSGTSYDAIDAAAADLGLVGDGLVLRPLGMVSERYDDELRASLAVALPPGTVPMAEVCRLDTRIGRAFAAAAVRADRELCSGQAELVASHGQTVYHWVDRGKVHGTLQLGQPAWIAEATGLPVVADFRPRDIAAGGQGAPLVSLVDLLWLRGRPGTPVALNLGGIANLTAPDGTAFDTGPACALIDAAAHGFSGGRLAYDLDGALAARGHVHQELLDRLLADPYYALPAPKTTGKELFHIGYLHQALAGLGTLPAEDVIATLTGLTARTVADAVRATGGTEVIASGGGIRNPVLMRMLGDALPGVAVRTSDELGLPAQAKEAYAFAVLGFLTAHGLPGTVPASTGARHPSVLGSVTPGRGGLRLPPPAERAPVRLVLE
- a CDS encoding DUF2510 domain-containing protein, with protein sequence MTQETPPGWYPDPGQTSDGPASERWWDGRAWTDRTRPVGPAAAWGPPVGPPTVDAAQQQTVFPGHIGYPGQPPQPPAAPRRGLRAGIAVTAAAVVLACIGVGVYALTDDEGGTDRAGTQQGQDRSGPPEGPFGDSGGSGGGRSPGPEESGPPKVEGGGTVSDVVNGISLPVPEGWTGEAFSVGAQLSSQDTYDCPGDTAKSCAKGGAYSAPAQVLRTKGSTPEQVAKADIAANAEESYGGTSYGGITSHEVLESKAVTVAGQKGYLVRWKAVTSKGADGYVQSLAFPSPADPDHLVLVRFGVDADQKVSVIDDITEGIEVSSGGGNGRSV
- a CDS encoding TetR/AcrR family transcriptional regulator, which codes for MTSQAADRPETVGASRRSKLTPEREQEFFDAVLDQIRQCGYDAVTMDAVAASTRCSKSTLYRQWKTKPQFVAAALRSNRRVRFADIDTGSLAEDLRQVARAAGDWSRRDSPLLQALGHAVVEDRELAQALREALVEPDVAAIRNILQRGVERGEVRADHPALECVPAQILGVLRIRPVLEGKEADEDYLLCFLEAAVLPALGLT
- a CDS encoding phosphatase PAP2 family protein encodes the protein MNARTEPADPKTDAIARPPIIRELLLVAGLFLVYKAGRLLATGHTAEAFRNAHHVWDLERALRLPSEGGVQSVLLHGEFAVHLANTYYVSVHFPATAAFLVWLYLRRPRHYVWARRALAALTAAALVLHLAFPLAPPRMLAATGLVDTGRLYGPSVYGSPETDQMSNQFAAMPSLHFGWALMLAIGLIVLGRSRWRWLWLLHPLVTLLVIVGTANHFWLDALVASALLGGALALIRPPRGAARAVPRAAGNAVPAEQPVLVAAAR
- a CDS encoding DMT family transporter, which gives rise to MNATLVAVVLSLVSAVAYAAAAVAQERLAARSSGRGVLRLLGRAAWWLSVALNASGAVLHVIALAYGPLTLVQPLGALTLVAAVPMGAWLAGRRVSAVEWRGTAFTLLGLAALLITASGPAPDDVLSGSEALLVAGTAALLIGTLAWPGSRPGLRHATASGIASGVGSALTQTVTVAATDRSGPPIGIEVIGVALLVAAFATGGLLLSQSAYRGGLGAPLALVTVANPAAAAVIGLSLLGERLRGGGAGTVPALAGAALASWGVVLLSRAARPGPSPAPFPAEPEPEPEPEPASVPRQPHPGPGHLTPW
- a CDS encoding phosphocholine-specific phospholipase C, with product MPEVNRRTFLQIAGATTAFTALSSSIERAAALPANHRSGTIEDVEHIVVLMQENRSFDHYFGKLRGVRGFGDPHPVSLDNGKSVWHQAENGEEVLPFHPDADDLGMQFLEGLPHSWPDGQEAYHDGKYDKWLPAKGTTTMAYLTREDIPFHYALADTFTVCDAYHCSFIGSTDPNRYYMWSGHTGNDGKGGGPVLGNDELGYDWTTYPERLEKAGVSWKVYQDIGDGLDAAGSWGWIADAYRGNYGDNSLLYFNKYRNARPGDPWYDKARTGTDVKNGDGYFDRLRADVKADKLPQISWIAAPEAFSEHSNWPSNYGAWYIAQVLDALTSNPAVWAKTALFITYDENDGFFDHLVPPLPPKDASRGRSTVDVSLDLYPGDAGRQAGPYGLGPRVPMLVVSPWSKGGYVCSETFDHTSIVRFMERRFGVHEPQISPWRRAICGDLTSAFDFSRKDSRPTHLPDTDGYEPPDRERHPDYRPTPPADPDMPRQERGLRPARPLRYAPQVDGAADVATGRFTLNFASGAKAGAAFLVTSGNRTDGPWTYTTEAGKHLSDTWNSAYSGGSYDLTVHGPNGFLRVFKGRNKVAGPEVTVRYRGDDVELTLTNKGSGTARLKLADGYRDRTHTFRVRPGATVRHTVDLAASRRWYDLTVTSEDDPAFLRRCAGHVENGRPGVSDPAIATD